Proteins encoded by one window of Geobacter sp. DSM 9736:
- the tsaB gene encoding tRNA (adenosine(37)-N6)-threonylcarbamoyltransferase complex dimerization subunit type 1 TsaB, producing the protein MKILTIDTSTSACSVALTSDDRLIAESLLNVQGHQSTRVMEMVAAVMHGAGLDIQDIDCFGVALGPGSFTGVRIGVATVKALALATGKPVAGFSSLAMLSLNVSHAGVPVCPMFDARKKEIYAALYRMGEVPEPLVGDCVAPPALFLERLSGPVLFLGDGALAYRHLIEDRFGGEALFPDVPCHQPSAARGASLARQALLRGEAIPVHSLAPVYIRASEAELAKIRKDAL; encoded by the coding sequence ATGAAGATCCTCACAATCGACACATCTACCAGCGCATGCAGCGTTGCGTTGACAAGTGATGACCGCCTCATTGCCGAGTCACTGCTGAACGTGCAGGGCCATCAGTCTACCCGGGTCATGGAGATGGTGGCTGCGGTCATGCATGGTGCCGGCCTGGACATTCAGGATATCGACTGCTTCGGAGTCGCCCTGGGGCCCGGTTCCTTTACCGGTGTGCGCATCGGCGTTGCTACAGTGAAGGCCCTTGCCCTTGCAACTGGGAAACCCGTTGCCGGGTTTTCCTCCCTCGCCATGCTCTCCCTCAACGTGTCGCATGCCGGTGTGCCGGTCTGTCCGATGTTCGATGCGAGGAAAAAGGAGATATACGCCGCGCTGTACCGGATGGGGGAGGTTCCTGAGCCTCTTGTTGGGGATTGCGTGGCGCCGCCGGCTCTGTTTCTGGAACGGTTGAGCGGTCCGGTGCTTTTTCTCGGAGATGGGGCGCTGGCATACCGGCATCTTATCGAGGATCGGTTCGGCGGCGAGGCCTTATTTCCGGATGTACCGTGCCATCAGCCGTCGGCGGCGCGGGGGGCTTCATTGGCCCGGCAGGCGCTTCTGCGTGGGGAAGCTATTCCCGTTCACTCCCTTGCTCCCGTCTACATAAGAGCATCGGAAGCGGAATTGGCTAAAATAAGAAAAGATGCGTTATAA
- the ilvD gene encoding dihydroxy-acid dehydratase, with the protein MRSDMIKKGLERTPHRALIKGTGVPESEMDKPFIGVATSFSDLIPGHVGMRDLERFIEKGVHSGGGYAMFFGIPGVCDGIAMGHKGMHYSLPTRELIADMVESVAEAHRLDGLVLLTNCDKITPGMLMAAARLDIPCIVVTAGPMLSGRGQEGRRYSFVTDTFEAMARYKAGVIDDKQLKVCEDNACPGMGSCQGLFTANTMAILTETLGMSLPRCGTALAVSALKRRIAFASGERIVGLVKENVTPRQILTRAAFENAIRVDLALGGSSNTVLHLLAIAREAGVELPLETFDILSKETPQLASMNPAGEHFMEDLDVAGGVLGVLKQLGDKIHDAPTVMGLTTKQLAASVENVDETVVRPLTDPVKKEGGIAVLFGNLAPKGAVVKQSGVSQQMMTFNGTARCFDSEEAAMAALMDGKITAGDVVVIRYEGPKGGPGMREMLAPTAALMGLGLGDSVALITDGRFSGGTRGPCIGHISPEAAEGGPIAFVQDGDKILLDIPSRRLELLVDEKILEERRATWRAPEPKIKTGWLARYARVVTSAYTGAVTSAE; encoded by the coding sequence ATGCGCAGCGACATGATTAAAAAAGGGCTTGAACGTACACCCCACCGGGCGCTCATCAAGGGGACCGGAGTTCCCGAAAGCGAGATGGATAAGCCGTTCATCGGCGTCGCTACTAGCTTCAGCGATCTCATTCCGGGCCATGTAGGAATGCGGGACCTGGAGCGGTTCATAGAGAAGGGGGTTCACAGCGGCGGCGGTTACGCCATGTTTTTCGGAATACCCGGCGTTTGCGACGGAATAGCCATGGGGCACAAGGGGATGCACTACAGCCTTCCCACCCGCGAGCTGATTGCGGATATGGTGGAGTCGGTTGCCGAAGCGCACCGCCTCGACGGCCTCGTGCTGCTCACCAACTGCGACAAGATCACCCCCGGCATGCTTATGGCCGCCGCACGGCTTGACATCCCCTGCATAGTGGTTACGGCCGGGCCCATGCTGTCAGGCCGAGGTCAGGAGGGGCGCAGGTATTCCTTCGTTACCGATACCTTCGAGGCCATGGCGCGATACAAGGCCGGCGTCATCGATGACAAACAGCTGAAGGTCTGCGAGGACAATGCGTGCCCGGGCATGGGTTCTTGCCAGGGGCTGTTCACCGCCAATACCATGGCGATCCTCACCGAGACCCTCGGCATGAGCCTTCCCCGTTGCGGCACCGCCCTTGCGGTGTCGGCTCTGAAGCGCCGGATTGCATTTGCGTCGGGAGAGCGGATCGTGGGGCTAGTTAAGGAAAACGTAACGCCGCGTCAGATTCTCACCCGCGCTGCATTCGAAAACGCAATCCGGGTCGACCTGGCTCTTGGCGGTTCCTCCAACACGGTTCTTCATCTCCTTGCCATCGCGCGCGAGGCGGGTGTGGAGCTGCCTCTTGAAACGTTCGACATCCTGTCGAAGGAGACGCCGCAGCTTGCTTCCATGAACCCTGCCGGCGAACACTTCATGGAGGATCTCGACGTAGCAGGGGGCGTTCTTGGCGTACTGAAGCAGCTGGGGGACAAGATACATGATGCTCCCACAGTTATGGGTCTCACGACGAAGCAGCTCGCGGCAAGCGTGGAGAACGTAGATGAGACGGTGGTCCGTCCGCTCACTGATCCGGTCAAGAAGGAGGGTGGGATTGCAGTCCTTTTCGGAAATCTTGCGCCTAAAGGAGCGGTCGTCAAGCAGTCGGGAGTCTCGCAGCAGATGATGACCTTCAACGGAACCGCCCGCTGCTTCGATTCCGAAGAAGCAGCCATGGCCGCTCTCATGGACGGAAAGATTACTGCGGGGGACGTGGTGGTCATCAGGTACGAGGGTCCGAAGGGGGGGCCTGGCATGCGGGAGATGCTCGCCCCAACAGCTGCACTCATGGGGCTCGGGCTGGGGGATTCGGTCGCTCTCATCACCGACGGGCGTTTTTCGGGGGGGACCAGGGGGCCGTGCATCGGGCACATTTCTCCGGAGGCCGCCGAAGGCGGGCCGATCGCCTTCGTGCAGGACGGTGACAAGATTTTGCTCGACATTCCGTCGCGCCGGCTTGAACTGCTGGTAGACGAAAAAATTCTGGAGGAGCGCCGGGCGACCTGGCGGGCTCCCGAGCCGAAGATAAAAACCGGCTGGCTTGCCCGCTACGCCCGGGTCGTAACCTCGGCCTATACGGGAGCCGTTACTTCGGCTGAGTGA